One window from the genome of Cucumis melo cultivar AY chromosome 12, USDA_Cmelo_AY_1.0, whole genome shotgun sequence encodes:
- the LOC103484055 gene encoding probable UDP-N-acetylglucosamine--peptide N-acetylglucosaminyltransferase SPINDLY isoform X2, translating to MPLKTEHGASDSSLDEHSKAVYSSKVVVLADLNVDPPEMDDDSCVHVSASAISRLSVDESNHDKTVEICKDTNAMEVEADPDGDQHGQGVSTSREEKVSSLKTGLVHVARKMPKNAHAHFILGLMYQRLGQPQKALVAYEKAEEILLQSDVEIHRPEFLSLVQIHHAQCLLLESVGDNTSNEELEQEELDEVCSKLKHSMQSDVRQAAVWNTLGLLLLTTGRVKSAISVLSSLLAIVPNNCDCLGNLGIAYLQSGNMELSEKCFQELILTDQNHPAALINYAAFLLCKHGSTVVGAGANAGEGGVDEKVVGMNVAKECLLAALKVDPKAAHAWANLANAYFVTGDHRSSAKCLEKGAKLEPNCMSMRYAVAMHRLKDAERSQDRSEQLSWAGNEMASIIRDGDGLTIDHSVAWAGLSMVHKTQHEIAAGFRTDQSELREKEDHAVYSLNQAIAEDTDDAVQWHQLGLHSLCTREFKTSQRYLKAAIARFKNCSFAWSNLGISLQLSDNLTEAEEVYKKALSLVATEQAHTVFCNLGNLYRQQKQYERAKAMFSKSLELQPGYAPAFNNLGLVFIAEGQWEGAKYCFEKALEADPLLDSANSNLLKTVAVHRLCNSLSSCHVKD from the exons ATGCCTCTCAAGACCGAACATGGAGCATCCGACAGCTCCCTTGACGAGCATTCGAAGGCCGTCTATTCTTCTAAAGTCGTTGTTCTTGCTGACCTCAATGTTGATCCTCCAGAAATGGATGACGACAGTTGCGTTCACGTTTCAGCTTCGGCTATCTCCAg GTTATCTGTGGATGAGAGCAATCATGACAAAACTGTGGAAATTTGCAAGGATACTAATGCAATGGAAGTTGAAG CTGATCCAGATGGTGATCAACATGGTCAAGGTGTTTCAACTTCACGTGAAGAAAAAGTCAGCAGCCTCAAAACT GGTTTAGTTCATGTAGCAAGAAAGATGCCAAAAAATGCTCACGCTCATTTCATTCTTGGCCTAATGTACCAGAGGTTGGGCCAGCCACAAAAG GCTCTTGTAGCATATGAGAAGGCAGAAGAGATCCTACTCCAAAGTGATGTTGAGATTCACAGGCCAGAGTTTCTCTCGCTGGTCCAAATTCATCATGCACAG TGTCTCCTTCTAGAAAGTGTAGGGGATAATACTTCAAATGAAGAACTTGAACAGGAGGAGCTTGATGAGGTTTGTTCTAAACTTAAGCATTCAATGCAATCTGATGTAAGACAGGCAGCTGTGTGGAATACCCTAGGCTTGTTACTTCTTACAACTGGTCGAGTGAAG AGTGCTATTTCAGTGTTGTCGTCCCTGTTGGCCATTGTTCCTAACAATTGTGATTGTCTTGGAAACCTTGGAATTGCTTATCTTCAAAG TGGAAATATGGAACTATCAGAAAAATGTTTTCAAGAATTGATCCTGACAGATCAAAATCATCCTGCTGCTCTCATCAACTATGCTGCTTTTCTCTTGTGCAAGCATGGTTCTACTGTTGTAG GTGCTGGAGCAAATGCTGGTGAAGGTGGTGTTGATGAGAAGGTTGTAGGTATGAATGTTGCAAAGGAATGTTTGCTAGCGGCCCTGAAGGTGGATCCAAAAGCAGCACATGCCTGGGCAAATCTTGCTAATGCCTATTTTGTGACTGGAGACCACAGAAGTTCTGCGAAGTGCTTGGAGAAG GGAGCAAAACTGGAGCCAAATTGCATGTCTATGAGATATGCCGTTGCTATGCACCGGCTGAAGGATGCAGAAAGGTCTCAAGATCGTAGTGAACAACTCTCCTGGGCTGGAAACGAAATGGCCTCAATCATTAGAGATGGAGATGGCTTGACAATTGATCATTCTGTAGCATGGGCTGGGCTTTCCATGGTTCACAAGACTCAACATGAAATTGCTGCAGGATTTCGTACAGATCAAAGTGAACTGAGAGAAAAGGAAGACCATGCCGTCTACAGTTTAAATCAG GCAATAGCTGAGGACACAGATGATGCTGTTCAGTGGCATCAACTCGGCCTCCATAGCCTCTGTACACGAGAATTTAAAACATCACAAAGATACCTCAAAGCCGCAATTGCCCGCTTTAAGAACTGTAGCTTTGCATGGTCAAACCTAG GTATCTCGTTACAACTCTCAGACAACCTGACAGAGGCAGAAGAAGTGTACAAGAAAGCTTTGTCATTGGTAGCCACAGAACAAGCACATACCGTATTTTGTAACCTTGGAAATCTATACCGACAGCAAAAGCAGTATGAACGTGCCAAAGCTATGTTCTCAAAGTCTTTAGAACTACAACCTGGTTATGCACCTGCATTTAACAATCTAGGATTAGTGTTTATTGCTGAGGGTCAATGGGAGGGGGCTAAGTATTGTTTTGAGAAAGCTCTCGAGGCTGATCCATTACTCGATTCAGCTAACTCGAACTTGCTTAAAACGGTAGCCGTACATCGACTATGTAATAGCTTATCGTCGTGTCATGTTAAAGATTGA
- the LOC103484055 gene encoding probable UDP-N-acetylglucosamine--peptide N-acetylglucosaminyltransferase SPINDLY isoform X1, which produces MPLKTEHGASDSSLDEHSKAVYSSKVVVLADLNVDPPEMDDDSCVHVSASAISRLSVDESNHDKTVEICKDTNAMEVEGRRVSKIGKCRSRNNKVEYSLDSAADPDGDQHGQGVSTSREEKVSSLKTGLVHVARKMPKNAHAHFILGLMYQRLGQPQKALVAYEKAEEILLQSDVEIHRPEFLSLVQIHHAQCLLLESVGDNTSNEELEQEELDEVCSKLKHSMQSDVRQAAVWNTLGLLLLTTGRVKSAISVLSSLLAIVPNNCDCLGNLGIAYLQSGNMELSEKCFQELILTDQNHPAALINYAAFLLCKHGSTVVGAGANAGEGGVDEKVVGMNVAKECLLAALKVDPKAAHAWANLANAYFVTGDHRSSAKCLEKGAKLEPNCMSMRYAVAMHRLKDAERSQDRSEQLSWAGNEMASIIRDGDGLTIDHSVAWAGLSMVHKTQHEIAAGFRTDQSELREKEDHAVYSLNQAIAEDTDDAVQWHQLGLHSLCTREFKTSQRYLKAAIARFKNCSFAWSNLGISLQLSDNLTEAEEVYKKALSLVATEQAHTVFCNLGNLYRQQKQYERAKAMFSKSLELQPGYAPAFNNLGLVFIAEGQWEGAKYCFEKALEADPLLDSANSNLLKTVAVHRLCNSLSSCHVKD; this is translated from the exons ATGCCTCTCAAGACCGAACATGGAGCATCCGACAGCTCCCTTGACGAGCATTCGAAGGCCGTCTATTCTTCTAAAGTCGTTGTTCTTGCTGACCTCAATGTTGATCCTCCAGAAATGGATGACGACAGTTGCGTTCACGTTTCAGCTTCGGCTATCTCCAg GTTATCTGTGGATGAGAGCAATCATGACAAAACTGTGGAAATTTGCAAGGATACTAATGCAATGGAAGTTGAAGGTAGACGTGTAAGCAAAATTGGAAAGTGCCGTTCAAGAAATAATAAGGTAGAGTACTCTCTTGATTCTGCAGCTGATCCAGATGGTGATCAACATGGTCAAGGTGTTTCAACTTCACGTGAAGAAAAAGTCAGCAGCCTCAAAACT GGTTTAGTTCATGTAGCAAGAAAGATGCCAAAAAATGCTCACGCTCATTTCATTCTTGGCCTAATGTACCAGAGGTTGGGCCAGCCACAAAAG GCTCTTGTAGCATATGAGAAGGCAGAAGAGATCCTACTCCAAAGTGATGTTGAGATTCACAGGCCAGAGTTTCTCTCGCTGGTCCAAATTCATCATGCACAG TGTCTCCTTCTAGAAAGTGTAGGGGATAATACTTCAAATGAAGAACTTGAACAGGAGGAGCTTGATGAGGTTTGTTCTAAACTTAAGCATTCAATGCAATCTGATGTAAGACAGGCAGCTGTGTGGAATACCCTAGGCTTGTTACTTCTTACAACTGGTCGAGTGAAG AGTGCTATTTCAGTGTTGTCGTCCCTGTTGGCCATTGTTCCTAACAATTGTGATTGTCTTGGAAACCTTGGAATTGCTTATCTTCAAAG TGGAAATATGGAACTATCAGAAAAATGTTTTCAAGAATTGATCCTGACAGATCAAAATCATCCTGCTGCTCTCATCAACTATGCTGCTTTTCTCTTGTGCAAGCATGGTTCTACTGTTGTAG GTGCTGGAGCAAATGCTGGTGAAGGTGGTGTTGATGAGAAGGTTGTAGGTATGAATGTTGCAAAGGAATGTTTGCTAGCGGCCCTGAAGGTGGATCCAAAAGCAGCACATGCCTGGGCAAATCTTGCTAATGCCTATTTTGTGACTGGAGACCACAGAAGTTCTGCGAAGTGCTTGGAGAAG GGAGCAAAACTGGAGCCAAATTGCATGTCTATGAGATATGCCGTTGCTATGCACCGGCTGAAGGATGCAGAAAGGTCTCAAGATCGTAGTGAACAACTCTCCTGGGCTGGAAACGAAATGGCCTCAATCATTAGAGATGGAGATGGCTTGACAATTGATCATTCTGTAGCATGGGCTGGGCTTTCCATGGTTCACAAGACTCAACATGAAATTGCTGCAGGATTTCGTACAGATCAAAGTGAACTGAGAGAAAAGGAAGACCATGCCGTCTACAGTTTAAATCAG GCAATAGCTGAGGACACAGATGATGCTGTTCAGTGGCATCAACTCGGCCTCCATAGCCTCTGTACACGAGAATTTAAAACATCACAAAGATACCTCAAAGCCGCAATTGCCCGCTTTAAGAACTGTAGCTTTGCATGGTCAAACCTAG GTATCTCGTTACAACTCTCAGACAACCTGACAGAGGCAGAAGAAGTGTACAAGAAAGCTTTGTCATTGGTAGCCACAGAACAAGCACATACCGTATTTTGTAACCTTGGAAATCTATACCGACAGCAAAAGCAGTATGAACGTGCCAAAGCTATGTTCTCAAAGTCTTTAGAACTACAACCTGGTTATGCACCTGCATTTAACAATCTAGGATTAGTGTTTATTGCTGAGGGTCAATGGGAGGGGGCTAAGTATTGTTTTGAGAAAGCTCTCGAGGCTGATCCATTACTCGATTCAGCTAACTCGAACTTGCTTAAAACGGTAGCCGTACATCGACTATGTAATAGCTTATCGTCGTGTCATGTTAAAGATTGA